In Helianthus annuus cultivar XRQ/B chromosome 9, HanXRQr2.0-SUNRISE, whole genome shotgun sequence, the following are encoded in one genomic region:
- the LOC110912944 gene encoding uncharacterized protein LOC110912944 gives MASYQILKSGLYPFSALQSSSRRNERLICYDSRRIRSKVAVNRRFVVSCKGQDTDDNEIKGEEPTESLFMKELKRRGMTPTSLLEESWSSLKDENITYTEEDGGFSNRNSVSADFEKALSNQRERSMSLNSEGLEGLIPRAKVLLTLGGTYFLAFWPLILVTLASFSAVYLYFGPKFVHDATTRQVYLPQYVDPYALLEDQRISETAPRLN, from the exons ATGGCTTCGTATCAGATATTGAAATCCGGTTTATATCCGTTTTCAGCTCTCCAATCATCGTCTCGTAGGAACGAACGGTTAATTTGTTACGATAGCAGAAGAATTAGGTCAAAAGTGGCGGTTAACAGAAGGTTTGTGGTGTCGTGCAAGGGTCAGGATACCGATGATAATGAAATTAAAG GTGAAGAACCTACCGAATCTTTGTTTATGAAAGAACTAAAGCGACGGGGCATGACTCCCACTTCATTATTAGAGGAAAGTTGGAGCTCCTTAAAAGACGAGAATATTACATACACAGAAGAAGATGGCGGTTTTTCAAATAGAAACTCTGTATCAGCAGATTTTGAGAAAGCCCTATCTAATCAAAGGGAGCGATCTATGTCCTTGAACAGTGAGGGCCTTGAG GGTTTAATTCCACGCGCTAAAGTCTTGCTAACCCTCGGAGGAACGTACTTCTTGGCATTTTGGCCGCTTATCCTTGTAACGTTGGCGTCCTTCTCTGCTGTTTACCTT TACTTTGGACCAAAGTTTGTGCATGATGCTACCACAAGACAGGTATACCTACCCCAGTATGTCGATCCGTATGCGCTTCTAGAAGACCAACGGATCTCAGAAACCGCACCACGGCTAAACTAA
- the LOC110912943 gene encoding amino acid permease 6 encodes MQNGSTLSTTMESGYLHSEEFDDDGRIKRTGSWTNATAHIITAVIGSGVLSLAWCFAQLGWLAGSITIVLFSVITLYTSLLLTECYRDPVTGARNYTYMDAVKSNLGTLQHKFCSVAQCGVLIGITIGYTTTTAMSMAAVKRSNCFHKYGHEAACHVPNNPFMVIFAIIQILLSQVPNFHKLTPLSVIAAIMSFSYSFIGIGLSVSKIIGEGIGKTTLTGIPIGKDFTAMEKMWKTLSALGDFAFSYSFCFVLIEIQDTLKSSPPENKQMKKATAIGISTSIVFYMMCGMLGYAAFGNEAPGNFLTGFGFYDPFWLVDLANICIVVHLLGAYQVLAQPIYGYVESWSKEKWPQNKLISKEFSLWGYDINMLRFVWRTSYVIVMTIIAMIFPFFNDFVGLLGACTFWPLSVYFPLEMYISRAKIRKYSFTWIWMQIVSLVCFIVSLVAAIGSTRGLIISVQLFKPFQSES; translated from the exons ATGCAAAATGGTTCAACTCTTTCGACCACGATGGAGAGCGGGTACCTTCATAGCGAGGAGTTTGATGACGACGGCAGGATAAAACGAACCG GGAGTTGGACAAATGCAACCGCACATATAATAACAGCAGTGATCGGGTCGGGAGTGTTGTCCTTAGCATGGTGTTTTGCTCAACTAGGCTGGCTCGCCGGATCCATCACCATCGTCTTGTTTTCGGTCATCACTTTGTATACCTCGCTCTTGTTGACGGAATGCTACCGGGATCCTGTCACCGGCGCCAGAAACTATACTTATATGGATGCAGTAAAATCCAATCTTG GAACCCTTCAACACAAGTTTTGTAGCGTAGCTCAATGTGGTGTTCTCATAGGAATAACCATCGGATACACGACCACTACCGCAATGAGCATGGC CGCGGTAAAAAGATCCAACTGTTTTCATAAATACGGCCACGAAGCTGCTTGTCATGTGCCCAACAATCCGTTTATGGTCATTTTCGCCATCATTCAAATTCTCCTAAGCCAAGTCCCTAACTTCCATAAACTGACGCCACTCTCAGTCATTGCTGCTATCATGTCGTTCTCGTATTCATTTATTGGCATCGGGCTTTCAGTTTCCAAAATCATTG GTGAAGGAATTGGGAAGACGACTCTAACGGGGATACCGATCGGAAAGGACTTTACGGCGATGGAGAAAATGTGGAAAACACTCTCTGCTTTAGGGGATTTTGCTTTTTCCTATTCGTTTTGTTTCGTCCTCATTGAAATTCAG GATACATTAAAATCGAGTCCACCTGAGAACAAACAAATGAAGAAGGCTACAGCCATCGGAATCTCAACATCGATTGTGTTTTATATGATGTGTGGGATGTTGGGATATGCGGCTTTTGGAAACGAAGCACCGGGAAATTTCTTGACCGGGTTCGGGTTTTATGACCCGTTTTGGCTGGTCGATCTCGCTAATATTTGCATCGTTGTTCATCTTCTTGGTGCATATCAG GTATTAGCCCAACCAATTTATGGGTATGTAGAGAGCTGGAGCAAAGAGAAATGGCCACAAAATAAACTCATCTCAAAAGAGTTCTCATTGTGGGGATACGATATCAATATGTTGAGATTTGTTTGGAGAACAAGTTACGTGATAGTAATGACAATAATAGCAATGATATTCCCGTTCTTTAACGACTTTGTGGGATTACTTGGCGCATGCACGTTCTGGCCATTATCGGTTTATTTCCCATTAGAGATGTATATTTCACGAGCAAAGATCCGCAAGTACTCCTTCACTTGGATTTGGATGCAAATAGTTAGTCTAGTATGCTTTATTGTGTCACTAGTAGCTGCGATTGGGTCAACCCGTGGGCTCATCATTTCAGTCCAATTGTTCAAACCCTTTCAATCTGAATCTTAA